From a single Herpetosiphon gulosus genomic region:
- a CDS encoding redoxin family protein: MTVVTSNPMTDLWVLNETGERVGFESLWQEKPILIFFMRNIGCGICRQTLLNLRDYDQAFKDAGWQIVVLMMGNLELVSRFRSMYNIPFPIYVDQSLQVYDYFEIVEGSWLQVLSPQVLMRQAKLLVGGMELLNGAGSMRRLGGAAAINRAGQIVYHHVANPIYRYPEWSSVLQTLQQTN, translated from the coding sequence ATGACAGTAGTAACGAGCAACCCAATGACTGATTTATGGGTTTTGAATGAAACAGGCGAGCGGGTTGGCTTTGAAAGTCTTTGGCAGGAAAAGCCAATCTTAATCTTTTTTATGCGTAATATTGGCTGTGGCATTTGCCGCCAAACCTTGTTGAATCTGCGTGATTACGACCAAGCTTTTAAGGACGCTGGCTGGCAAATTGTGGTACTGATGATGGGCAATCTTGAGCTGGTTTCGCGCTTTCGCTCGATGTATAACATTCCCTTCCCAATTTATGTCGATCAAAGTTTGCAAGTTTACGATTATTTTGAGATTGTTGAAGGCTCGTGGCTGCAAGTGCTCTCGCCACAGGTGCTCATGCGCCAAGCCAAGCTCTTAGTTGGCGGGATGGAGTTATTGAATGGGGCTGGCTCAATGCGGCGGCTGGGCGGTGCAGCAGCGATCAATCGGGCTGGTCAAATTGTCTATCATCATGTGGCCAACCCAATTTATCGCTACCCCGAGTGGTCAAGCGTCTTGCAAACTTTGCAACAAACCAACTAA
- a CDS encoding GNAT family N-acetyltransferase — translation MIEQRPLAELANDRRFPPDPQFSLVYAALQAGNSQGCYWRANTWSSCWDQANNVLYLASNRRLDQAEFNQHWLQTVVPAMPARQVIKLRLLGNSQLELDHVLKPYQAQPSSSYFFADQGHAVSQPQLPSQFELKQLNAEVLRLPSAQPILQEIRWMWPSLERFLTNGLGLAIQVEQTLVAWCTAEYVSSQRCGLGIETLEAYQQQGLGYALATAMIVACRQHGLQVHWECSSKNLASYRLAQKLGLQAQAGLINYGLVWL, via the coding sequence ATGATTGAACAACGACCCTTAGCCGAACTTGCCAACGATCGTCGTTTTCCGCCTGATCCCCAATTTAGCTTGGTGTATGCTGCGTTGCAGGCTGGTAACTCGCAAGGTTGCTACTGGCGGGCCAACACATGGAGCAGTTGCTGGGATCAAGCAAATAATGTGTTGTATTTGGCGAGCAATCGTCGGCTTGATCAGGCTGAATTTAACCAACACTGGTTGCAAACGGTGGTTCCGGCCATGCCTGCGCGACAGGTGATCAAACTGCGCTTGCTTGGTAACTCTCAACTTGAATTAGACCATGTGCTCAAGCCCTATCAAGCCCAGCCAAGCAGCAGCTACTTTTTTGCTGATCAAGGCCATGCAGTAAGCCAACCACAACTGCCAAGCCAATTTGAGTTAAAGCAACTTAATGCCGAAGTATTGCGACTGCCAAGCGCTCAGCCGATTCTGCAAGAAATTCGTTGGATGTGGCCTAGCCTTGAGCGCTTTCTTACCAACGGTTTGGGCTTAGCCATTCAGGTCGAGCAAACCTTGGTGGCATGGTGCACCGCTGAGTATGTTAGTTCCCAACGCTGTGGTTTAGGCATCGAAACCTTAGAAGCCTACCAACAACAAGGCTTGGGCTATGCCTTGGCAACCGCGATGATCGTGGCCTGTCGCCAACATGGTTTACAAGTGCATTGGGAATGTTCGAGCAAAAATCTCGCGTCGTATCGTTTGGCCCAAAAACTCGGCTTGCAAGCACAAGCAGGCTTGATCAACTATGGCTTGGTCTGGCTTTAG
- a CDS encoding PAS domain-containing protein, with translation MALGQQLVHPDCLAFVAVVEELLSRRQQGLVPQNRWQLADDPWGPRAWNRTELEDMVYSSYKQMRKGRITRPPRREVVMDIADYLNCTVEERNRLLIAADGSPIMPYLTGTALTPILEITIEIVQQLSMPAFVINRDWQMHYFNEHLLNLFGVTPEMLAAIEPTQLNVLGLLCNPDLPLYPQLIQNRASWQFMVRKTIYGFKQANVLCQYEPWYQQLVAELLQLPEFASQWPTVSLDKPLVTPNMGLESPTIVLEALIPHTKPAPKRAWLRPLLMSAGYFQFDFPQIVAFLPANAESQAIYAEIGVPLGINHSN, from the coding sequence ATGGCGCTTGGGCAACAACTGGTGCATCCCGATTGTTTGGCATTTGTCGCGGTGGTTGAGGAATTATTATCGCGCCGCCAGCAAGGCCTCGTGCCGCAAAATCGCTGGCAACTCGCCGATGATCCATGGGGGCCACGCGCTTGGAATCGTACCGAGTTGGAAGATATGGTTTATAGCAGCTACAAGCAGATGCGCAAAGGCCGCATCACCCGCCCGCCGCGCCGCGAGGTGGTGATGGATATTGCCGATTATCTGAATTGCACAGTCGAGGAGCGCAATCGTTTATTGATTGCCGCCGATGGTTCGCCGATTATGCCCTACCTGACTGGCACGGCGCTCACGCCAATTCTTGAGATTACAATTGAAATTGTGCAACAACTGAGCATGCCGGCCTTTGTGATCAATCGCGATTGGCAGATGCATTATTTCAACGAGCATTTGCTGAATTTGTTTGGGGTTACGCCCGAAATGTTGGCGGCGATTGAGCCAACTCAGTTGAATGTGCTGGGCTTGTTATGCAATCCAGATTTGCCCTTATACCCGCAGCTGATTCAAAATCGCGCTTCATGGCAGTTTATGGTGCGCAAAACGATTTATGGCTTTAAACAGGCCAATGTGCTATGCCAATATGAGCCATGGTATCAACAATTGGTCGCTGAGTTGTTGCAACTGCCTGAATTTGCTAGCCAATGGCCGACTGTTAGCCTTGACAAGCCGCTGGTTACGCCGAATATGGGGCTTGAATCACCAACAATTGTGCTAGAGGCATTAATTCCGCATACCAAGCCAGCGCCCAAACGGGCTTGGCTGCGACCATTGTTGATGTCGGCAGGCTATTTTCAATTTGATTTTCCGCAAATTGTGGCTTTTTTGCCTGCTAACGCCGAGAGCCAAGCGATTTATGCTGAAATTGGCGTGCCGCTGGGGATTAATCATAGCAACTAA
- a CDS encoding alpha/beta hydrolase, whose protein sequence is MPTKTIVLIHGLFVSKHSWQPWVEYYQTKGYTVLTPAWPGRDQSVAELKQRANDPALAQHTLKESIDYHGQFIQRLPEKPIVIGHSMGGLITQILANRQLISAGVAIDSAPPQGVISTKWSFIKSALPMLNPFRSTSKPFMMPFEHFQYTFVNGMPLAEQQAIYQSQVVPESLHNLRQSLTSVSWVDFKAEHAPLLLIAGEIDHIIPASLNYSNYRKYRHSKSLTDFKQFAGRNHYIVGQPNWQEVAEYALNWVETKALASQSVAQ, encoded by the coding sequence ATGCCAACTAAAACGATTGTCTTGATTCACGGTCTTTTTGTTTCGAAACATTCATGGCAGCCGTGGGTTGAATATTACCAAACTAAGGGCTATACGGTATTAACTCCAGCTTGGCCAGGCCGCGATCAAAGTGTTGCCGAATTAAAGCAACGGGCCAATGATCCAGCTTTAGCTCAGCATACATTAAAAGAAAGTATCGATTATCATGGGCAATTTATTCAGCGCCTGCCCGAAAAACCAATTGTGATTGGCCACTCGATGGGCGGTTTGATTACCCAAATTTTGGCCAATCGCCAGTTGATTAGCGCTGGCGTGGCGATCGATTCAGCTCCGCCGCAGGGCGTAATCAGTACCAAATGGTCGTTTATCAAATCGGCCTTGCCCATGCTGAACCCGTTTCGCTCAACCAGTAAGCCTTTTATGATGCCGTTTGAGCATTTTCAATATACCTTTGTTAATGGCATGCCCTTGGCTGAGCAACAAGCGATTTATCAAAGCCAAGTTGTGCCCGAATCGCTGCATAATTTGCGCCAATCGTTGACCAGCGTTAGTTGGGTAGATTTCAAGGCTGAGCATGCGCCGCTGCTGCTGATTGCTGGCGAAATTGACCATATTATTCCGGCTTCGTTGAATTACAGCAATTATCGTAAATATCGTCACAGCAAATCGCTGACTGATTTCAAGCAATTTGCTGGGCGTAATCACTACATTGTCGGCCAACCAAACTGGCAAGAAGTTGCCGAATATGCCTTGAATTGGGTCGAAACCAAGGCTTTGGCTAGCCAATCAGTTGCGCAATAA
- a CDS encoding LacI family DNA-binding transcriptional regulator: protein MATIKDVAQLAGVSVATVSYVLNDSMPVSEATRNKVLAAVAKLGYQPHRQGRNLQRQRTLTIGVLLPQANLLCELDLATWLLEATNAATSAGYSLLLQPADSQARGDLADGWISFGTALDPQLPQIWALAPPFEQPAVLCDAAFAAQRAVETLTHAGMQRIGLITLPRSIPGSARWYLGYRRALRRAGIAFDPALVVEPANNRFHDGVAAYEALAASENDYDGLIVCGNQLATGVVMVDHAKVPLIVSHSNTQRGISGFRWPTELWAHTLVRKLLQQLDGSAIAHRTWLNPSLVIGSLGFKEDLDGFNYV from the coding sequence ATGGCAACGATCAAGGATGTTGCGCAATTAGCAGGGGTTTCAGTTGCCACGGTGTCGTATGTCTTGAACGACAGCATGCCGGTCAGTGAAGCCACGCGCAACAAAGTGCTAGCCGCAGTTGCCAAACTCGGCTACCAACCCCATCGTCAAGGCCGTAATCTGCAACGTCAACGCACCTTAACTATTGGCGTACTGTTACCCCAAGCTAATCTTTTATGTGAACTCGATTTGGCCACGTGGCTGCTCGAAGCAACCAATGCCGCAACTAGCGCAGGCTATAGTCTATTACTACAACCTGCCGATAGCCAAGCCCGTGGCGATTTGGCTGATGGTTGGATTAGCTTTGGTACAGCACTCGACCCACAATTGCCCCAAATTTGGGCGCTAGCTCCCCCGTTTGAGCAACCAGCCGTTTTGTGTGATGCAGCCTTTGCGGCGCAACGCGCGGTTGAAACCTTGACCCATGCGGGGATGCAACGGATCGGCCTGATTACGCTACCGCGCAGCATTCCAGGTTCGGCCCGTTGGTATCTGGGTTATCGCCGCGCTTTACGCCGCGCAGGTATTGCCTTTGATCCAGCGTTGGTCGTCGAGCCAGCCAACAATCGTTTTCACGATGGGGTTGCCGCCTACGAAGCGCTTGCCGCCAGCGAAAACGACTACGATGGCTTAATCGTCTGTGGCAATCAACTGGCAACCGGAGTGGTGATGGTCGATCATGCCAAAGTACCACTGATCGTTAGCCATAGCAATACCCAACGCGGCATCTCAGGCTTTCGTTGGCCAACCGAACTTTGGGCACATACCTTGGTGCGAAAACTCCTACAACAGCTTGATGGGAGCGCCATTGCTCACCGCACATGGCTCAACCCAAGCTTAGTGATTGGTTCATTAGGTTTCAAGGAGGATCTAGATGGCTTCAATTACGTTTGA
- a CDS encoding AhpC/TSA family protein, translated as MQGQIVERNLMVVDETDHPVDLLQRYQQRSLLLMLMRHVGCGLCRQQLYRLREYQQRFHHAHCEIAVIIMGDAKMAHGFRQLNRLPFPVYSDPKQQVYEAFEIGQGSLWTVAGPHVLARQMMLAFKGIPSSVNLTAESIRRLGGIVLLNPQAEISFHHVANPIYRYPTWDEVLTYVEPPLQRAA; from the coding sequence ATGCAGGGCCAAATCGTTGAGCGCAATTTAATGGTGGTGGATGAAACCGATCATCCGGTTGATTTGCTCCAACGCTATCAACAACGTTCACTTTTGTTAATGTTAATGCGCCATGTTGGTTGTGGCCTATGTCGCCAACAGCTCTACCGTTTGCGCGAATATCAACAGCGCTTTCACCATGCCCACTGCGAAATTGCCGTGATTATTATGGGCGATGCCAAAATGGCCCATGGCTTTCGTCAGCTCAATCGCTTGCCATTTCCTGTCTATTCCGACCCCAAACAGCAAGTCTACGAGGCCTTTGAAATTGGTCAAGGCTCACTTTGGACAGTCGCTGGCCCACATGTTTTAGCGCGTCAGATGATGCTAGCATTCAAAGGCATTCCTTCATCGGTCAATTTAACTGCCGAATCAATACGCCGCCTCGGTGGCATCGTGCTGCTCAATCCTCAGGCCGAAATTAGCTTTCATCATGTCGCCAACCCAATCTATCGCTACCCAACTTGGGATGAAGTGCTAACCTATGTGGAGCCGCCACTACAACGCGCCGCCTAA
- a CDS encoding glycosyltransferase, producing the protein MLPVVIGLLLGLASLILLVRDALLLNKIPKIEPRPSPEPVPSIAVLVPARNEAHNIGHVLRGMEQQTRSDWQLSILDDHSTDATAAIVADVAAQDQRVHLLQGQALPAGWTGKCWACWQLAEASTSEWLLFLDADTKPQPEMLQQALAYAEAEKLDLLTFLPFSELGSFWEQTLLPAFFSIIQAAYPVSKVNTPGSGVVLANGQFILVRRSAYQRAGGHAAVRDRVLEDVELAQAIVRAGGVMRAVYAGELLRVRMYTKGSEVREGLVKNAIAGLRNGGLRSSWAGFRQILVGVVPFGLGLLSLWAWLRRWTFWPKLLLSAMAVLLNGFAFWSWGRFMQQLYGLSRRHALLFPLGIVCYMLLAAEAAWRIWSGRGVTWKGRTYKE; encoded by the coding sequence ATGCTTCCTGTTGTGATTGGGCTGCTTTTGGGGCTAGCCTCATTGATTTTATTGGTGCGTGATGCCTTGTTGCTCAACAAAATTCCCAAGATTGAGCCACGCCCAAGCCCTGAACCTGTGCCCAGCATCGCTGTGTTGGTGCCAGCCCGCAATGAAGCGCACAATATTGGCCATGTGTTGCGTGGTATGGAACAACAAACTCGGAGCGATTGGCAACTGAGTATTCTTGATGATCATTCAACTGATGCCACGGCTGCGATTGTAGCCGATGTTGCGGCGCAGGATCAACGGGTGCATTTATTGCAAGGCCAAGCATTGCCCGCTGGCTGGACAGGCAAGTGCTGGGCATGTTGGCAATTGGCCGAGGCCAGCACTAGCGAATGGTTGCTGTTTCTTGATGCTGATACCAAGCCCCAACCGGAGATGTTGCAACAAGCTCTAGCCTATGCCGAGGCCGAAAAACTCGATCTACTGACGTTTTTGCCTTTCTCGGAGCTGGGCAGTTTTTGGGAGCAAACCTTGCTGCCAGCCTTTTTCTCAATCATTCAGGCGGCCTATCCGGTCAGCAAAGTTAATACGCCTGGTTCAGGCGTGGTACTGGCGAATGGTCAGTTTATTTTGGTGCGACGCAGCGCCTACCAACGCGCAGGCGGCCATGCGGCAGTGCGTGATCGGGTGCTTGAAGATGTTGAGTTAGCACAGGCGATTGTGCGGGCTGGCGGGGTGATGCGGGCGGTGTATGCTGGCGAATTGCTGCGAGTGCGAATGTACACCAAGGGCAGTGAAGTGCGCGAGGGCTTGGTCAAAAATGCGATTGCTGGTTTGCGTAATGGTGGCCTGCGTTCGTCATGGGCTGGTTTTCGTCAGATTTTAGTTGGAGTTGTGCCATTTGGGTTGGGCTTGCTAAGCCTGTGGGCTTGGCTGCGACGCTGGACATTCTGGCCAAAACTCTTGTTGAGTGCGATGGCAGTACTGCTCAATGGCTTTGCTTTTTGGAGTTGGGGCCGCTTTATGCAGCAATTGTATGGCTTATCGCGCCGTCACGCTCTGCTTTTCCCCTTGGGGATTGTTTGCTATATGCTGTTGGCGGCTGAAGCAGCTTGGCGGATCTGGTCGGGGCGCGGGGTGACGTGGAAAGGCCGCACCTACAAAGAGTAA
- a CDS encoding glycosyltransferase family 4 protein has product MKRILVCTAQVPFARGGAELLAEGLLQALRQAGHEADLVALPFTRTPHRELLNSALAWRMLDLSQVEDRPVDQVICTKFPSYAVAHPKKVVWLVHQHRQLYDWRGTSWSDWGSQPDDDQLARSLTRLDQQALAEAKRRFSISKIVSQRLQRFNGLASTPLYPPSIYSGRLRQGRYEPYILSISRLDPAKRLDLLLHALTHTEQPVKAIIGGRGPALAELQGLARQLGLEQRVEFRGWMDDQILIDLYADARAVFYAPIDEDFGFATIEALEAAKPVLTAQDSGTVLEFIHDGKTGFVAPAEARAMAARLDTLWASADLAAQLGSNGPAMVANIRWEHVVKQLILD; this is encoded by the coding sequence ATGAAACGGATTCTTGTTTGTACAGCCCAAGTGCCTTTTGCCCGTGGTGGAGCCGAATTGCTGGCCGAAGGCCTCTTGCAAGCCTTGCGCCAAGCGGGCCACGAAGCCGATTTAGTGGCCTTGCCCTTCACCCGCACACCGCATCGCGAGTTGCTCAATAGCGCCTTGGCCTGGCGAATGCTCGATCTCAGCCAGGTCGAAGATCGGCCTGTCGATCAAGTAATCTGTACCAAATTCCCCTCGTATGCGGTGGCCCACCCCAAAAAAGTCGTTTGGTTAGTACATCAACATCGGCAACTCTACGATTGGCGCGGCACAAGTTGGAGCGATTGGGGCAGTCAGCCCGATGATGATCAACTGGCTCGTAGCCTGACCCGGCTCGATCAACAGGCCTTAGCCGAAGCCAAACGCCGTTTTAGCATCTCCAAGATTGTCAGCCAACGCTTGCAACGCTTCAATGGCCTCGCCAGCACGCCGCTGTATCCGCCTTCAATTTATAGCGGGCGTTTACGTCAAGGCCGTTACGAACCCTATATCCTGAGCATTTCGCGGCTTGATCCTGCCAAACGACTCGATTTATTGCTGCATGCCCTAACCCATACCGAACAACCAGTCAAGGCAATTATTGGCGGACGCGGCCCAGCCTTAGCCGAACTGCAAGGCTTAGCCAGGCAGCTTGGGCTGGAACAACGGGTTGAGTTTCGCGGCTGGATGGATGATCAAATATTAATCGATTTGTATGCCGATGCCCGCGCCGTCTTCTATGCCCCAATCGACGAGGATTTTGGCTTTGCCACGATCGAAGCGCTTGAGGCGGCCAAGCCTGTGCTAACTGCCCAAGATTCGGGTACGGTTCTAGAATTTATTCACGATGGCAAAACTGGCTTTGTTGCCCCAGCCGAAGCTCGGGCCATGGCCGCCCGCCTCGACACATTGTGGGCTTCTGCCGATTTGGCAGCCCAACTTGGCAGCAACGGGCCAGCCATGGTCGCCAACATTCGTTGGGAGCATGTGGTCAAACAATTAATTTTAGATTAA
- a CDS encoding ABC transporter ATP-binding protein codes for MASITFDHVNKIFGDVHVLKDLNIDIPDQEFLVLVGPSGCGKSTALRCLAGLEEITDGQIKIGDRVVNNVAPKDRDIAMVFQSYALYPHMTVFDNMAFGLKLRKVPKPEIKRRVEEAAEMMAIGHLLDRKPRQLSGGQRQRVALGRAIVRDPAVFLMDEPLSNLDAKLRVQTRAEISKLHQRLKTTFIYVTHDQTEAMTMGSRIAVMRDGIMQQLDSPQTLYDHPVNKFVAGFIGSPSMNFIKGTLTKGDGRLFFDGGSFSVPIPNSRRAHIESHVGKEVELGVRPEDVHDAALLPPGINGDAIVETTVDVTEPMGSEIYAYLQSGQHSIIGRFDPRTSARPGQPIRAVYDMEKMHIFDIATEKALI; via the coding sequence ATGGCTTCAATTACGTTTGATCACGTTAATAAAATCTTTGGTGATGTCCATGTTCTCAAAGATCTCAACATCGATATTCCTGATCAAGAATTTTTGGTGCTGGTCGGCCCTTCAGGCTGTGGTAAATCAACGGCTTTGCGCTGTTTGGCAGGCCTCGAAGAAATTACCGACGGCCAAATTAAAATCGGGGATCGCGTGGTCAACAACGTCGCGCCCAAAGATCGCGATATTGCCATGGTGTTCCAAAGCTACGCTTTGTATCCTCACATGACGGTGTTTGATAACATGGCGTTCGGCTTGAAACTGCGCAAAGTGCCAAAGCCCGAAATCAAGCGTCGCGTCGAAGAAGCCGCCGAAATGATGGCGATTGGTCACTTGCTCGATCGCAAGCCACGCCAACTTTCGGGCGGTCAACGCCAACGGGTTGCCTTGGGCCGAGCAATCGTGCGCGATCCAGCCGTCTTCTTGATGGACGAACCACTCTCGAACTTGGATGCCAAGTTGCGGGTGCAAACCCGGGCTGAAATTAGCAAATTGCATCAACGGCTCAAAACTACCTTTATCTATGTAACCCACGACCAAACCGAAGCGATGACCATGGGTTCACGGATTGCGGTGATGCGCGATGGGATCATGCAACAACTTGATAGCCCTCAAACCTTGTATGATCATCCCGTCAACAAATTTGTGGCAGGCTTCATCGGTTCGCCCTCGATGAACTTCATCAAAGGTACCTTGACCAAAGGCGATGGCCGTTTGTTCTTCGACGGCGGCAGCTTCTCGGTGCCAATTCCCAACAGCCGCCGCGCCCACATCGAATCGCATGTTGGCAAAGAAGTTGAGCTTGGCGTGCGCCCCGAAGATGTTCACGATGCAGCGCTCTTGCCACCAGGCATTAACGGCGATGCGATCGTTGAAACCACTGTCGATGTGACCGAACCAATGGGTAGCGAAATTTATGCCTACCTGCAAAGCGGCCAACACTCAATCATCGGGCGCTTCGACCCACGCACCTCGGCCCGCCCAGGCCAGCCAATTCGCGCAGTCTATGATATGGAAAAAATGCATATCTTTGACATCGCCACCGAAAAAGCTTTGATCTAA
- a CDS encoding CoA pyrophosphatase, translating to MPNLAFVAALQAQLVNLHHDNEARSRLLPILDNGNPSRDLLPPAHITPRHGAVLALLYPQAEQLFVLLTLRSGNLRSHTGEISLPGGSIDPTDASPEAAALREAHEEVGLQTHQPTIIGRLSELYVPVSNFLITPIVAWIDHAPDLALNPHEVADVVHLPLQQLWAADAVQTEERIIRGMTLQVPHYPYGEHKIWGATSIILTQLALRVQAALQQI from the coding sequence ATGCCAAATCTAGCGTTCGTGGCGGCTCTCCAAGCGCAACTTGTCAATTTGCATCACGATAACGAAGCTCGTTCACGGCTTTTACCAATCCTCGACAATGGCAATCCTAGTCGCGATTTATTGCCCCCAGCCCATATCACGCCACGCCATGGCGCAGTGTTGGCTTTGCTGTATCCCCAAGCTGAGCAGTTGTTTGTACTATTAACGCTGCGCAGTGGCAATTTGCGCAGCCATACTGGCGAAATCTCGCTACCTGGCGGCTCGATCGACCCAACTGATGCTAGCCCGGAGGCCGCCGCCTTGCGCGAAGCCCACGAAGAGGTTGGCTTGCAAACTCATCAACCAACAATCATCGGGCGGCTGAGCGAATTGTATGTTCCGGTCAGCAATTTTTTAATTACACCAATTGTCGCTTGGATCGATCATGCTCCTGATTTAGCCCTAAACCCTCATGAAGTTGCCGATGTGGTGCATTTGCCCTTGCAGCAGCTTTGGGCCGCCGATGCAGTGCAAACTGAAGAACGGATTATTCGAGGGATGACCCTGCAAGTGCCGCATTATCCCTATGGTGAGCATAAAATTTGGGGCGCAACCTCGATTATTCTGACCCAACTAGCCTTGCGAGTCCAAGCGGCGCTCCAGCAAATCTAA
- a CDS encoding pseudouridine synthase, with the protein MERLHKFLARAGVDSRRACEDLMLAGRVSVNGRVQRELGTQIDPDKDDIRVDGEQITPPTELHYVLLHKPSSVMTTLHDPEGRQTVADLVKSHNRLFPVGRLDYDSEGLLLMTDDGDLTFRLTHPSFEVEKEYQALLNQTPSVEQLREWRNGVELDDGKTAPAWIELLNETADGTWVRVVIHEGRNRQIRRVAEALGLEVRRLIRLREGPLTLGELQAGQWRALTPTEIDRLRMHGKQSKAWTPVRPQENAEGGKPRRQVRRIDRSGQLVERRADVEPRLQRAPHFTSQENTMSFEDFSIEEERSADRPRRRPEPRREGGFSDRGPRRDGGSPSDRGPRREGGFSDRGPRREGDFGDRGPRRDGGGFGERGPRREGGFSDRGPRREGDFGDRGPRREGGFSDRSPRREGGDFGDRGPRREGGGFGERGPRRDGGDFGDRGPRREGGGFGERNPRREGGGFGDRGPRRDGDFGDRGPRREGDGPRRDFGDRGPRREGDGPRRDFGDRGPRREGGGFGERGPRREGGGFGERGPRREGDGPRREGGGFGDRGPRREGGGFGDRGPRREGGGFGDRGPRREGGGFGDRGPRRDASGFDRTNRREEFFDDRPRGERGLALDRAHRGDDRPKNTFGGRRPSNQGSFDRRGFDNRGRDDRRGFDNRGRDDRRGFDNRGRDDRRGFDDRSAAPREKMVERGPISARNNPAPTPAPTPAPVAEQAAQPARRMRVVRRLKKAGGDEQA; encoded by the coding sequence ATGGAACGTTTACATAAGTTTTTGGCGCGGGCTGGCGTAGATTCACGTCGGGCTTGCGAAGATTTGATGTTGGCTGGGCGCGTATCGGTTAATGGACGAGTTCAACGCGAATTAGGAACCCAGATCGACCCCGATAAAGATGACATTCGAGTTGATGGCGAACAAATTACACCTCCAACCGAGCTTCATTACGTCTTATTGCACAAACCAAGCAGCGTCATGACTACGTTGCATGACCCTGAAGGCCGCCAAACCGTCGCCGATTTAGTCAAATCGCACAATCGTTTATTTCCCGTAGGCCGCCTCGATTACGATAGCGAAGGGCTATTGTTGATGACCGATGATGGGGATCTCACGTTCCGTTTGACCCACCCATCATTCGAAGTCGAAAAAGAATATCAGGCCTTGTTAAACCAAACACCATCAGTTGAGCAACTACGCGAATGGCGCAATGGGGTTGAACTTGACGATGGCAAAACAGCACCCGCTTGGATCGAACTATTAAATGAAACCGCCGATGGGACATGGGTTCGGGTGGTTATTCACGAAGGTCGCAACCGCCAAATTCGGCGGGTTGCCGAAGCATTAGGCTTAGAAGTCCGCCGCTTGATTCGTTTACGCGAAGGCCCACTAACTTTAGGTGAATTACAAGCAGGCCAATGGCGAGCATTAACGCCCACCGAAATTGATCGCTTGCGCATGCACGGCAAGCAAAGCAAAGCATGGACACCAGTACGCCCACAAGAAAACGCCGAGGGTGGCAAGCCACGCCGTCAAGTTCGGCGCATTGATCGGTCTGGACAGTTGGTAGAACGTCGGGCTGATGTTGAACCGCGCTTACAACGAGCGCCTCACTTTACTTCACAGGAAAATACAATGTCATTTGAAGATTTCTCAATCGAAGAAGAACGCTCCGCCGATCGCCCACGCCGTCGCCCAGAACCTCGCCGCGAAGGTGGATTTAGCGACCGTGGCCCCCGCCGTGATGGTGGCAGCCCTAGCGATCGTGGTCCTCGCCGCGAAGGTGGATTTAGCGACCGTGGCCCTCGCCGCGAAGGCGATTTTGGCGACCGTGGCCCGCGCCGTGATGGTGGCGGTTTCGGCGAACGCGGCCCTCGCCGCGAAGGTGGATTTAGCGACCGTGGTCCTCGCCGCGAAGGCGATTTTGGCGACCGCGGTCCACGCCGCGAAGGTGGATTTAGCGACCGTAGCCCACGCCGCGAAGGTGGCGATTTTGGCGACCGTGGCCCGCGCCGCGAAGGTGGTGGCTTTGGTGAACGCGGCCCCCGTCGTGATGGCGGCGATTTCGGCGACCGTGGCCCGCGCCGCGAAGGTGGTGGCTTTGGCGAACGCAACCCTCGCCGCGAAGGTGGTGGCTTTGGCGACCGTGGCCCACGCCGCGATGGCGATTTCGGCGACCGTGGCCCCCGCCGCGAAGGTGATGGCCCTCGCCGCGATTTTGGTGACCGTGGCCCTCGCCGCGAAGGTGACGGCCCTCGCCGCGATTTTGGCGACCGTGGCCCTCGTCGTGAAGGTGGCGGCTTCGGTGAACGCGGCCCTCGCCGTGAAGGTGGCGGCTTTGGCGAACGCGGCCCCCGCCGCGAAGGTGACGGCCCTCGTCGCGAAGGTGGCGGTTTTGGCGACCGTGGCCCACGCCGTGAAGGTGGCGGTTTTGGCGACCGTGGCCCTCGTCGCGAAGGTGGCGGTTTTGGCGACCGTGGCCCACGCCGTGAAGGTGGCGGTTTTGGCGACCGTGGCCCTCGTCGCGATGCCAGCGGATTTGATCGTACCAACCGTCGCGAAGAATTTTTCGATGATCGACCACGTGGTGAGCGTGGCTTAGCGCTTGATCGTGCTCATCGTGGTGATGATCGCCCTAAAAATACCTTTGGCGGTCGCCGCCCAAGCAACCAAGGCTCATTTGACCGCCGTGGATTTGATAACCGTGGTCGCGACGACCGCCGTGGATTTGATAACCGTGGCCGTGATGACCGCCGTGGTTTCGATAACCGTGGCCGTGATGACCGCCGTGGTTTCGATGATCGATCAGCAGCACCACGCGAAAAAATGGTTGAACGTGGGCCAATTTCAGCCCGCAATAATCCAGCGCCAACGCCAGCACCTACGCCAGCGCCTGTTGCCGAGCAAGCAGCTCAGCCAGCACGTCGGATGCGTGTGGTACGGCGCTTGAAAAAGGCAGGCGGTGATGAACAAGCTTAA